The following proteins are co-located in the bacterium genome:
- a CDS encoding 3-hydroxyacyl-CoA dehydrogenase family protein has protein sequence MEIRTVGVLGAGQMGLGIAQAAAKAGFDTIMVKATPGSLDAQRGKVEKQLAKELEKGKLTAADHGALLERLKWSTHLHDLASADIVVESIVEELPVKRDHFERLEDIAKETTIFATNTSTLTVADLAAATRRPDKVVGLHFFNPVHAMKLVEVAPSLRTSQETVDTCVAFAKKLGKLPVVVQDSTGYIVNRLLVPYMVDAVRCLERGLGSIADIDAAMMNGANHPMGPLALADFIGLDIVFHMSSLLQDEYKETRLAPPPLLRRMVLAGFLGRKSGKGFYDYATTPPQAHDALVARTR, from the coding sequence ATGGAGATCCGCACCGTCGGCGTCCTCGGCGCCGGCCAGATGGGCCTCGGCATCGCGCAGGCCGCCGCCAAGGCGGGCTTCGACACCATCATGGTGAAGGCGACGCCCGGCAGCCTCGACGCCCAGCGCGGCAAGGTCGAGAAGCAGCTCGCGAAGGAGCTGGAGAAGGGCAAGCTCACGGCCGCCGACCACGGCGCGCTGCTCGAGCGCCTCAAGTGGAGCACGCACCTCCACGACCTCGCGAGCGCCGACATCGTCGTCGAGTCGATCGTCGAGGAGCTGCCGGTGAAGCGCGACCACTTCGAGCGCCTCGAGGACATCGCCAAGGAGACGACGATCTTCGCGACCAACACGTCGACGCTGACCGTCGCCGACCTCGCCGCCGCCACGCGCCGGCCCGACAAGGTCGTGGGCCTGCACTTCTTCAATCCGGTGCACGCGATGAAGCTGGTCGAGGTGGCGCCGTCGCTGCGCACGTCGCAGGAGACGGTCGATACCTGCGTCGCGTTCGCGAAGAAGCTCGGCAAGCTGCCGGTCGTGGTGCAGGACTCGACCGGCTACATCGTGAATCGGCTGCTCGTCCCCTACATGGTCGACGCCGTCCGCTGCCTCGAGCGTGGGCTCGGCTCGATCGCCGACATCGACGCCGCGATGATGAACGGCGCGAACCATCCGATGGGCCCGCTCGCCCTCGCCGACTTCATCGGGCTCGACATCGTCTTCCACATGTCGAGCCTGCTCCAGGACGAGTACAAGGAAACACGGCTCGCCCCGCCGCCGCTGCTGCGCCGCATGGTCCTCGCGGGCTTCCTCGGCCGCAAGAGCGGCAAGGGCTTCTACGACTACGCGACGACGCCGCCCCAGGCGCACGACGCGCTCGTCGCCCGTACCCGCTGA
- a CDS encoding peroxiredoxin, with amino-acid sequence MAINVGDALPDVKLKEMGDGGPKDVSLRELSQGKTVVLFAVPGAFTPTCSMKHLPGFVEKASDLRGKGVDEVVCVAVNDAFVMGAWGKEQGAPGKVRMLADGNGEFTRAVGLEMDGSGFGMGQRSKRYAMIVKDGKVAELLLEPGPGLNASSAESVLSKL; translated from the coding sequence ATGGCGATCAATGTGGGAGACGCGCTGCCCGACGTGAAGCTGAAGGAGATGGGCGACGGCGGGCCGAAGGACGTGTCGCTGCGCGAGCTCAGCCAGGGCAAGACCGTGGTGCTCTTCGCGGTGCCCGGGGCGTTCACCCCGACCTGCTCGATGAAGCATCTGCCGGGCTTCGTCGAGAAGGCGAGCGATCTCCGCGGCAAGGGCGTCGACGAGGTCGTCTGCGTAGCGGTGAACGACGCCTTCGTGATGGGCGCCTGGGGCAAGGAGCAGGGCGCGCCCGGCAAGGTGCGCATGCTCGCCGACGGCAACGGCGAGTTCACCCGCGCCGTCGGCCTCGAGATGGACGGCTCGGGCTTCGGCATGGGGCAGCGCTCGAAGCGCTACGCCATGATCGTGAAGGACGGGAAGGTGGCCGAGCTGCTCCTCGAGCCCGGCCCCGGCCTGAACGCGTCGTCCGCCGAGTCGGTGCTCTCGAAGCTGTGA
- a CDS encoding nitroreductase family deazaflavin-dependent oxidoreductase, whose product MAQTILDAAAAAAEGDDWDQATARALVAALHARHAEGDSYACHLAAVALAAYCKLVRIIVPQQTLWTVNPYRRCDFRCGYCSVFAQGAAAPVLLGEPLRRQLRRELALVPRDHHLALSSMCDAYVPAEARHGVARIAIEELLADDRCVHVVTKGTVVRRDVDLLRRARCAKVEVSMCTLDPVHAARLEPGAAPPAERLALARELADAGLDVGISLAPWIPGITDVAAVVRAVGPARRVTISPLKCNAGGGRMWFAGRPWLQEDVNRRYVAERERFHGHAMLRWEAPWRFGDHYRDVYRPMEFVLDGDQLRSPEPPPDRVTRTFAWLARRRVWTHAARGLAAADRATGGRLRVGRQPHLLLTTYGRRSGRSRTVLLWYVEVPGGWAVVAANGGADRHPHWWRNLCARPEAMVRVGRKRASIRARAAYKHELRPLWTALHAANPLYRRFLALTARGLPVVVLERVTGCGAGSA is encoded by the coding sequence ATGGCGCAGACGATCCTCGACGCGGCGGCCGCGGCCGCCGAGGGGGACGACTGGGACCAGGCGACCGCGCGCGCGCTCGTGGCGGCGCTCCATGCCCGCCATGCCGAGGGCGACAGCTACGCGTGCCACCTCGCCGCCGTCGCGCTCGCCGCGTACTGCAAGCTGGTCCGGATCATCGTGCCCCAGCAGACGTTGTGGACGGTGAATCCGTACCGCCGCTGCGACTTCCGCTGCGGCTACTGTAGCGTCTTCGCGCAGGGCGCGGCCGCGCCGGTGCTCCTCGGCGAGCCGTTGCGCCGGCAGCTGCGGCGCGAGCTCGCCCTCGTCCCGCGCGACCATCACCTCGCACTCTCGTCGATGTGCGACGCCTACGTGCCGGCCGAAGCCCGTCACGGCGTCGCGCGCATCGCGATCGAGGAGCTGCTCGCCGACGACCGCTGCGTGCACGTCGTCACCAAAGGCACCGTCGTCCGGCGCGACGTCGACCTGCTGCGCCGTGCGCGCTGTGCGAAGGTCGAGGTGTCGATGTGCACGCTCGATCCCGTGCACGCCGCCCGGCTGGAGCCGGGCGCCGCGCCGCCGGCCGAGCGGCTCGCGCTCGCCCGCGAGCTCGCCGACGCCGGGCTCGACGTCGGCATCAGCCTCGCACCGTGGATTCCCGGGATCACCGACGTCGCGGCGGTCGTACGTGCCGTCGGCCCCGCGCGCCGGGTGACGATCTCGCCGCTCAAATGCAACGCCGGCGGCGGCCGCATGTGGTTCGCCGGACGTCCCTGGCTCCAGGAGGACGTCAACCGGCGCTACGTCGCCGAGCGCGAGCGCTTCCACGGCCACGCGATGCTGCGCTGGGAGGCGCCCTGGCGCTTCGGCGACCACTACCGCGACGTCTACCGGCCGATGGAGTTCGTGCTCGACGGCGACCAGCTGCGCTCGCCCGAGCCGCCCCCCGATCGCGTGACGCGCACCTTCGCCTGGCTCGCGCGCCGCCGCGTGTGGACGCACGCGGCACGCGGGCTCGCCGCCGCCGACCGCGCCACCGGCGGACGTCTCCGCGTCGGGCGCCAGCCGCACCTGCTGCTCACGACGTACGGCCGCCGCTCCGGCCGATCCCGCACGGTGCTCCTCTGGTACGTCGAGGTCCCCGGCGGCTGGGCCGTCGTCGCCGCGAACGGCGGGGCCGACCGGCACCCGCACTGGTGGCGCAACCTGTGCGCGCGCCCCGAGGCCATGGTCCGCGTCGGGCGCAAGCGGGCTTCCATCCGCGCCCGTGCGGCGTACAAGCATGAGCTGCGTCCGCTCTGGACGGCGCTGCATGCCGCCAACCCGCTCTACCGGCGATTCCTGGCCCTCACCGCCCGCGGCCTCCCGGTCGTGGTGCTGGAGCGCGTGACGGGATGCGGTGCCGGCTCGGCCTGA
- a CDS encoding trypsin-like peptidase domain-containing protein — translation MLLACAALAACAPWRRGGTGVASGSGASVVRVETPTTVGSGFFVGPGLVATSAHVVGERRTATLVLDGDVEAVGQVVRLDRGRDVAILRSPLARPPLPLRASGVRHGEPVAALGFAGGRRVVMRSTGTVHGVLDTMIVHDARLAAGSSGGPLLDAAGRVLGMNAIRSYGGGAGHASDRGLAVRIDVVVAVLAAP, via the coding sequence GTGCTGCTCGCCTGCGCGGCGCTGGCGGCGTGTGCGCCGTGGCGACGCGGCGGGACCGGCGTTGCGAGCGGGAGCGGCGCGTCGGTCGTGCGGGTGGAGACGCCGACGACCGTCGGCTCCGGGTTCTTCGTCGGCCCGGGGCTGGTGGCGACGAGCGCGCACGTCGTCGGCGAGCGGCGCACGGCGACGCTCGTCCTGGATGGCGACGTCGAGGCCGTCGGGCAGGTGGTGCGGCTCGACCGCGGGCGCGACGTCGCGATCCTGCGCTCCCCGCTCGCGCGTCCGCCGCTGCCGTTGCGGGCGTCCGGCGTGCGTCACGGCGAGCCCGTCGCCGCGCTCGGCTTCGCGGGCGGCCGGCGGGTGGTCATGCGTTCGACGGGCACGGTGCACGGCGTGCTCGACACCATGATCGTCCACGACGCCCGCCTCGCCGCGGGCAGCAGCGGCGGCCCGCTGCTCGATGCCGCGGGCCGCGTCCTCGGCATGAACGCCATACGCAGCTACGGCGGGGGCGCGGGGCATGCGTCGGATCGCGGTCTCGCCGTGCGCATCGATGTCGTCGTGGCCGTGCTCGCGGCGCCGTGA
- a CDS encoding acyl-CoA dehydrogenase family protein, translated as MSSETQTILDALRTTVDTALEIGRRTTDGGKGIDDHQVHAERLAYAATEVRAAEALAEYAAQARAAGRGGEQAERMAAAFAGEVAAKLRGLLEAQADDFGVADDVLGRTLGAPAVRAAIRAAQHESRLRAIGAEVLRTRGADDGWIDGDIAEMARESARAFARKEVAPLAEHIHRTDDLVPESIIGAMRELGYFGMSVPEEYGGQGMGNLPMIVITEELSTASLAAAGSLITRPEILTKALLKGGTEAQKKTWLPPVAAGELMVGISVTEPDTGSDVASVRCRAERGEQDGRSGWFINGAKAWCTFAGRANVLALLARTNPDPKAGAKGLSLFVVPKDPFPGHEFTMTQPGGGTLHGKADRTPGYRGMHSFTLAFDRYFVPAENQVGEAAGEGKGFYLQMAGFAAGRLQTGGRASGLSQAALETTASYAAERKQFGKPIGDYQLTQYKLGRMATHLAAGRQLTYMAARLMDADETVSIEPAMAKLFASDVAVWVTQEGQLIHGGWGYAEEFPISRHVVDATVLPIFEGVKPILELKVIARGLLGA; from the coding sequence ATGTCCAGCGAAACGCAGACCATCCTCGACGCCCTCCGCACGACGGTCGACACGGCCCTCGAGATCGGGCGTCGCACGACCGACGGCGGCAAGGGTATCGACGATCATCAGGTGCATGCGGAGCGCCTGGCCTATGCAGCCACCGAGGTGCGGGCGGCCGAGGCGCTCGCCGAGTACGCGGCCCAGGCGCGCGCGGCGGGGCGGGGCGGCGAGCAGGCCGAGCGGATGGCGGCGGCGTTCGCCGGCGAGGTCGCGGCGAAGCTGCGGGGCCTGCTCGAGGCTCAGGCCGACGACTTCGGCGTCGCGGACGACGTCCTCGGCCGCACCCTCGGCGCACCCGCCGTGCGGGCTGCGATCCGCGCCGCCCAGCACGAGTCGCGCTTGCGCGCCATCGGAGCCGAGGTGCTGCGTACCCGCGGCGCCGACGACGGCTGGATCGACGGCGACATCGCCGAGATGGCCCGCGAGTCCGCACGCGCGTTCGCCCGCAAAGAGGTCGCGCCGCTCGCCGAGCACATCCACCGCACCGACGATCTCGTGCCCGAGTCGATCATCGGCGCCATGCGCGAGCTCGGCTACTTCGGCATGTCGGTGCCCGAGGAGTACGGCGGCCAGGGCATGGGCAACCTGCCCATGATCGTGATCACCGAGGAGCTGTCGACGGCGTCGCTCGCGGCCGCGGGCAGCCTCATCACGCGGCCGGAGATCCTGACCAAGGCGCTCTTGAAGGGCGGCACCGAGGCGCAGAAGAAGACCTGGCTGCCGCCGGTCGCCGCGGGCGAGCTCATGGTCGGCATCTCGGTCACCGAGCCCGACACCGGCTCCGACGTCGCCTCGGTACGTTGCCGCGCCGAGCGCGGCGAGCAGGACGGCAGGTCGGGGTGGTTCATCAACGGCGCCAAGGCGTGGTGCACGTTCGCCGGCCGCGCCAACGTGCTGGCGCTGCTCGCGCGCACGAATCCCGATCCGAAGGCGGGTGCGAAGGGACTCTCGCTCTTCGTGGTGCCGAAGGATCCGTTCCCCGGCCACGAGTTCACGATGACGCAGCCGGGCGGCGGGACGCTGCACGGCAAGGCCGATCGCACCCCCGGCTACCGCGGCATGCACTCGTTCACGCTCGCGTTCGATCGCTACTTCGTCCCGGCGGAGAATCAGGTGGGCGAGGCGGCGGGCGAGGGCAAGGGCTTCTATCTCCAGATGGCGGGCTTCGCCGCCGGGCGCCTGCAGACCGGCGGGCGTGCGAGCGGGCTGTCGCAGGCGGCGCTCGAGACCACCGCCAGCTACGCGGCCGAGCGCAAGCAGTTCGGCAAGCCGATCGGCGACTACCAGCTGACGCAGTACAAGCTCGGTCGCATGGCGACGCACCTCGCGGCGGGTCGCCAGCTCACCTACATGGCGGCGCGCCTGATGGACGCCGACGAGACGGTCAGCATCGAGCCGGCGATGGCGAAGCTGTTCGCGTCCGACGTCGCCGTGTGGGTGACGCAGGAGGGCCAGCTGATCCACGGCGGCTGGGGCTACGCCGAGGAGTTCCCGATCTCGCGCCACGTCGTCGATGCGACCGTGCTGCCGATCTTCGAGGGCGTGAAGCCGATTCTCGAGCTGAAGGTGATCGCCCGCGGTCTCCTCGGCGCCTGA
- the ilvD gene encoding dihydroxy-acid dehydratase — protein sequence MAHDPRGRSRVLYDGPDRAPARSYLKAIGLSDDDIRKPIIGVASTWIETMPCNFGLRELAVHVKNGIRAAGGTPMEFNTVAISDGITMGTEGMKTSLVSREVIADSIELVTRGHMFDGLVVLVGCDKTIPGGAMGLLRMDVPGLVLYGGSIQPGCFREQTVTVLNLFEAVGAHAAGKISDADLKALEDVACPGPGACGGQFTANTMAMALEFLGLSPMGTASVAATDPAKSRVAEECGRLVMDLVRRGVRPRSIVTRAALENAIAGVAASGGSTNAVLHLLAIARETGVPLHIDDFDVVSRRTPLWADMQPGGRFTAVELGRAGGTGIVAQRLVAAGLADGSAATVSGRTFGEEAVRAHETAGQEVVTAQQKPLKPHGGLVILHGTLAPDGCVIKVAGHERRQHRGPARVFEREEDAMAAVLHGKIDPGDVVVIRYEGPRGGPGMREMLGVTAAIMGAGLGESVALLTDGRFSGATRGLMAGHVAPEAFVGGPIAAVEEGDVISFDVDARRLDLDVPESVVRERLARWQAPAPRYTHGVLAKYAALVSSAAEGAITTPNPR from the coding sequence ATGGCGCACGACCCGCGCGGCCGCAGCCGCGTCCTCTACGACGGGCCGGACCGGGCCCCCGCCCGCTCCTATCTGAAGGCGATCGGCCTCAGCGACGACGACATCCGCAAGCCGATCATCGGCGTCGCGAGCACCTGGATCGAGACGATGCCGTGCAACTTCGGCCTGCGCGAGCTGGCCGTCCACGTGAAGAACGGCATCCGCGCCGCCGGCGGCACGCCCATGGAGTTCAACACCGTCGCCATCAGCGACGGCATCACCATGGGCACCGAGGGCATGAAGACGTCCCTCGTCAGCCGCGAGGTCATCGCCGATTCGATCGAGCTGGTGACGCGCGGGCACATGTTCGACGGGCTCGTCGTCCTCGTCGGCTGCGACAAGACGATTCCGGGCGGCGCCATGGGCCTCCTGCGCATGGACGTCCCGGGGCTCGTGCTCTACGGCGGGTCGATCCAGCCGGGCTGCTTCCGCGAGCAGACGGTCACCGTGCTGAACCTCTTCGAGGCGGTCGGCGCCCACGCCGCCGGCAAGATCAGCGACGCCGACCTGAAGGCCCTCGAGGACGTCGCCTGTCCGGGACCCGGCGCCTGCGGCGGCCAGTTCACCGCGAACACCATGGCGATGGCGCTCGAGTTCCTGGGCCTCTCGCCGATGGGCACGGCCAGCGTCGCCGCCACCGACCCGGCGAAGTCGCGCGTCGCCGAGGAATGCGGCCGCCTCGTCATGGACCTCGTGCGGCGCGGCGTACGCCCGCGCAGCATCGTCACCCGCGCCGCGCTCGAAAACGCGATCGCCGGCGTCGCCGCCTCCGGCGGCTCGACCAACGCCGTCCTGCACCTGCTCGCGATCGCGCGCGAGACCGGCGTCCCGCTGCACATCGACGACTTCGACGTCGTCAGCCGGCGCACGCCGCTGTGGGCCGACATGCAGCCCGGCGGCCGCTTCACCGCGGTCGAGCTCGGCCGCGCCGGCGGCACCGGCATCGTCGCGCAGCGCCTCGTCGCCGCGGGACTCGCCGACGGCTCCGCCGCGACCGTCTCCGGGCGCACCTTCGGCGAGGAGGCGGTGCGCGCCCACGAGACCGCAGGCCAGGAAGTCGTCACCGCGCAGCAGAAGCCGCTCAAGCCCCACGGCGGCCTCGTCATCCTGCACGGGACGCTCGCGCCCGACGGCTGCGTCATCAAGGTCGCCGGCCACGAGCGCCGCCAGCACCGCGGTCCCGCGCGCGTCTTCGAGCGCGAAGAGGACGCGATGGCGGCCGTGCTCCACGGCAAGATCGATCCCGGCGACGTGGTCGTGATCCGCTACGAGGGCCCGCGCGGCGGGCCCGGCATGCGCGAGATGCTCGGCGTCACCGCCGCCATCATGGGCGCCGGGCTCGGCGAGAGCGTGGCCCTGCTCACCGACGGCCGCTTCAGCGGCGCCACCCGCGGCCTCATGGCGGGCCACGTCGCGCCCGAGGCCTTCGTCGGCGGACCGATCGCGGCGGTCGAGGAAGGCGACGTCATCAGCTTCGACGTCGACGCCCGCCGTCTCGACCTCGACGTCCCGGAGTCCGTCGTGCGCGAGCGGCTGGCGCGCTGGCAGGCGCCGGCCCCGCGCTATACCCACGGCGTACTCGCGAAGTATGCGGCCCTCGTCTCGTCGGCGGCCGAGGGCGCGATCACGACTCCGAACCCGCGCTGA